In the genome of Populus alba chromosome 11, ASM523922v2, whole genome shotgun sequence, one region contains:
- the LOC118040712 gene encoding protein PAT1 homolog isoform X3, whose translation MMMDGGGVEQTPKIGDNSTEGTVFDASQYAFFGKDLVEEVELGGLEDDEEELPAVDLEEEEFFFDKQEGEVLRSLSDVDDLASTFSMVVSGPSTGIIGDRGSRESSSAAEWAQGEEFPNWFDQQLLDPDGVQDGKRWSSQPYYSTAHLAESKPLHRTSSYPEQQQHQQPHHQHYSSEPILVPKSSYTSYPIQGGQSPQASPNHSHLNIPYLSGGHQMALSSPNLPPFSNSQPLLSGLHHGSPHYGGNLPQFSSGLSANSRPPSQWVNHTGLYPGDHPNRMNNMLQQQLSHQNGLMPPQLMPQLQSQQHRLHPSIQPSLGHLSGMQSQVFNPHIPPSLPMMNNFDTMLALADRDQRPKAAQKVRAIMRYPQQGFDANGQKIDIGWPQFRSKHMTTDEIETILRMQLAATHSNDPYVDDYYHQACLSKKTAGAKLKHHFCPTHLRDLPPRARANSEPHAFLQVDALGRIPFSSIRRPRPLLEVEPPNSSVGGNAEQNSVEKPLEQEPMLAARVTIEDGLCLLLDVDDIDRFLEFNQFHDGGAQLMRHRRQVLLEGLAASMQLVDPLGKNGNTVGLAPKDDFVFLRLVSLPKGRKLLARYLQLLFTGSDLMRIVCMAIFRHLRFLFGGLPSDLRAAETTNNLSRVVSLCVRRMDLGSLSACLAAVVCSSEQPPLRPLGSSAGNGASLILMSVLERATELSNDPHDATNYNVTDQALWKASFDEFFGLLIKHCVNKYDSIMHTLSDSDPAEAIKRELPMELLRASVPHTNDYQKKLLYDLSQRSLVGQDGGNGGHINSQAVLS comes from the exons ATGATGATGGACGGGGGTGGCGTCGAGCAAACTCCCAAGATTGGAGATAACTCTacag AAGGCACTGTATTTGATGCATCTCAATATGCATTCTTTGGTAAAGATCTTGTTGAGGAAGTTGAGTTAGGCGGATTGGAGGATGATGAGGAGGAGTTGCCTGCAGTTGATTTAGAAGAGGAGgagtttttctttgataaacaAGAG GGTGAGGTTTTAAGATCCCTatctgatgttgatgatcttGCAAGTACATTTTCAATG GTTGTGAGTGGACCAAGCACTGGGATAATTGGTGATAGGGGCTCTAGAGAAA GTTCATCTGCTGCTGAATGGGCACAGGGAGAGGAATTTCCTAACTGGTTTGATCAGCAGCTACTTGATCCAGATGGCGTTCAGGATGGCAAAAGATGGTCTTCACAGCCATATTACTCTACTGCTCACCTTGCAGAATCAAAGCCTCTGCACAGAACCTCTTCATACCctgagcagcagcagcaccaacAACCACACCACCAGCACTACTCTAGTGAACCTATTCTTGTGCCAAAATCTTCCTACACTTCATATCCTATCCAAGGTGGACAATCTCCACAGGCTTCACCAAACCACAGTCATCTAAATATTCCATATCTTTCTGGTGGCCACCAGATGGCGTTATCTTCACCAAATCTCCCTCCCTTCTCTAATTCTCAGCCTCTGCTAAGCGGCTTACATCATGGATCACCCCATTATGGTGGGAATTTGCCTCAATTTAGTTCTGGTCTTTCTGCTAATAGCCGGCCACCAAGCCAATGGGTCAACCATACAGGCTTATATCCCGGAGATCATCCCAATCGCATGAACAATATGTTGCAACAACAATTATCTCATCAAAATGGGCTAATGCCTCCACAGTTGATGCCACAACTGCAGTCACAACAGCATAGGCTGCACCCCTCAATTCAGCCATCATTGGGCCATCTATCAGGGATGCAGTCTCAAGTATTTAATCCCCATATCCCTCCATCCCTGCCTATGATGAACAACTTCGACACAATGCTTGCTCTTGCTGATAGGGATCAACGACCAAAAGCTGCTCAGAAAGTTAGAGCAATTATGCGATATCCTCAGCAAGGCTTTGATGCCAATGGTCAGAAGATTGATATTGGCTGGCCACAGTTCAGATCCAAGCATATGACCACTGATGAAATTGAAACTATTCTCAGAATGCAGCTGGCTGCAACACACAGTAATGACCCATACGTGGATGATTATTACCACCAGGCATGCCTTTCAAAAAAAACAGCTGGGGCAAAGCTCAAACATCATTTCTGTCCAACTCACTTGAGGGATCTTCCTCCCCGAGCACGTGCTAATAGTGAGCCACATGCTTTTCTCCAGGTAGATGCTCTTGGGAGAATTCCTTTCTCTTCAATTCGTAGGCCTCGCCCACTTCTAGAAGTTGAACCTCCAAATTCATCTGTTGGTGGCAATGCTGAGCAGAATTCTGTTGAGAAGCCCCTAGAACAGGAGCCAATGCTTGCAGCAAGAGTCACAATTGAAGATGGTCTCTGCCTTCTTCTTGATGTAGATGATATTGATCGTTTTTTAGAATTCAATCAATTCCATGATGGTGGAGCTCAGTTGATGAGACACAGGAGGCAGGTCTTGTTGGAAGGGCTGGCAGCATCTATGCAATTGGTCGACCCGCTTGGCAAGAATGGGAATACAGTTGGACTTGCTCCCAAGGATGATTTTGTGTTCTTGCGATTAGTATCTCTTCCCAAGGGACGGAAGCTTCTTGCAAGGTACCTTCAGCTTCTTTTTACAGGCAGCGATCTCATGCGGATTGTTTGTATGGCCATTTTTCGTCATTTAAGGTTTTTGTTTGGAGGTCTCCCATCTGATCTCAGAGCTGCAGAAACCACAAATAACCTTTCAAGAGTTGTATCTTTATGTGTACGTCGCATGGATCTTGGTTCACTTAGTGCTTGTCTCGCTGCAGTGGTTTGCTCCTCAGAGCAGCCCCCACTTCGCCCCCTTGGAAGCTCAGCTGGAAATGGGGCTTCCCTCATTTTGATGTCTGTTTTGGAGAGAGCAACTGAACTATCAAATGATCCTCATGATGCTACCAACTATAATGTGACAGACCAGGCACTTTGGAAGGCCTCATTCGATGAGTTTTTTGGCCTCCTTATCAAGCATTGCGTGAATAAATATGATAGCATCATGCATACTCTATCAGATTCAGATCCAGCCGAAGCTATTAAGAGGGAACTACCTATGGAGCTCTTACGTGCAAGTGTTCCCCATACTAATGACTACCAGAAAAAGCTATTGTATGATCTTTCTCAACGTTCCTTGGTTGGTCAGGATGGTGGTAATGGTGGCCACATCAATTCTCAAGCAGTGCTGAGTTAA
- the LOC118040712 gene encoding protein PAT1 homolog isoform X2, with amino-acid sequence MMMDGGGVEQTPKIGDNSTGTVFDASQYAFFGKDLVEEVELGGLEDDEEELPAVDLEEEEFFFDKQEGEVLRSLSDVDDLASTFSMLNKVVSGPSTGIIGDRGSRESSSAAEWAQGEEFPNWFDQQLLDPDGVQDGKRWSSQPYYSTAHLAESKPLHRTSSYPEQQQHQQPHHQHYSSEPILVPKSSYTSYPIQGGQSPQASPNHSHLNIPYLSGGHQMALSSPNLPPFSNSQPLLSGLHHGSPHYGGNLPQFSSGLSANSRPPSQWVNHTGLYPGDHPNRMNNMLQQQLSHQNGLMPPQLMPQLQSQQHRLHPSIQPSLGHLSGMQSQVFNPHIPPSLPMMNNFDTMLALADRDQRPKAAQKVRAIMRYPQQGFDANGQKIDIGWPQFRSKHMTTDEIETILRMQLAATHSNDPYVDDYYHQACLSKKTAGAKLKHHFCPTHLRDLPPRARANSEPHAFLQVDALGRIPFSSIRRPRPLLEVEPPNSSVGGNAEQNSVEKPLEQEPMLAARVTIEDGLCLLLDVDDIDRFLEFNQFHDGGAQLMRHRRQVLLEGLAASMQLVDPLGKNGNTVGLAPKDDFVFLRLVSLPKGRKLLARYLQLLFTGSDLMRIVCMAIFRHLRFLFGGLPSDLRAAETTNNLSRVVSLCVRRMDLGSLSACLAAVVCSSEQPPLRPLGSSAGNGASLILMSVLERATELSNDPHDATNYNVTDQALWKASFDEFFGLLIKHCVNKYDSIMHTLSDSDPAEAIKRELPMELLRASVPHTNDYQKKLLYDLSQRSLVGQDGGNGGHINSQAVLS; translated from the exons ATGATGATGGACGGGGGTGGCGTCGAGCAAACTCCCAAGATTGGAGATAACTCTacag GCACTGTATTTGATGCATCTCAATATGCATTCTTTGGTAAAGATCTTGTTGAGGAAGTTGAGTTAGGCGGATTGGAGGATGATGAGGAGGAGTTGCCTGCAGTTGATTTAGAAGAGGAGgagtttttctttgataaacaAGAG GGTGAGGTTTTAAGATCCCTatctgatgttgatgatcttGCAAGTACATTTTCAATG TTGAACAAGGTTGTGAGTGGACCAAGCACTGGGATAATTGGTGATAGGGGCTCTAGAGAAA GTTCATCTGCTGCTGAATGGGCACAGGGAGAGGAATTTCCTAACTGGTTTGATCAGCAGCTACTTGATCCAGATGGCGTTCAGGATGGCAAAAGATGGTCTTCACAGCCATATTACTCTACTGCTCACCTTGCAGAATCAAAGCCTCTGCACAGAACCTCTTCATACCctgagcagcagcagcaccaacAACCACACCACCAGCACTACTCTAGTGAACCTATTCTTGTGCCAAAATCTTCCTACACTTCATATCCTATCCAAGGTGGACAATCTCCACAGGCTTCACCAAACCACAGTCATCTAAATATTCCATATCTTTCTGGTGGCCACCAGATGGCGTTATCTTCACCAAATCTCCCTCCCTTCTCTAATTCTCAGCCTCTGCTAAGCGGCTTACATCATGGATCACCCCATTATGGTGGGAATTTGCCTCAATTTAGTTCTGGTCTTTCTGCTAATAGCCGGCCACCAAGCCAATGGGTCAACCATACAGGCTTATATCCCGGAGATCATCCCAATCGCATGAACAATATGTTGCAACAACAATTATCTCATCAAAATGGGCTAATGCCTCCACAGTTGATGCCACAACTGCAGTCACAACAGCATAGGCTGCACCCCTCAATTCAGCCATCATTGGGCCATCTATCAGGGATGCAGTCTCAAGTATTTAATCCCCATATCCCTCCATCCCTGCCTATGATGAACAACTTCGACACAATGCTTGCTCTTGCTGATAGGGATCAACGACCAAAAGCTGCTCAGAAAGTTAGAGCAATTATGCGATATCCTCAGCAAGGCTTTGATGCCAATGGTCAGAAGATTGATATTGGCTGGCCACAGTTCAGATCCAAGCATATGACCACTGATGAAATTGAAACTATTCTCAGAATGCAGCTGGCTGCAACACACAGTAATGACCCATACGTGGATGATTATTACCACCAGGCATGCCTTTCAAAAAAAACAGCTGGGGCAAAGCTCAAACATCATTTCTGTCCAACTCACTTGAGGGATCTTCCTCCCCGAGCACGTGCTAATAGTGAGCCACATGCTTTTCTCCAGGTAGATGCTCTTGGGAGAATTCCTTTCTCTTCAATTCGTAGGCCTCGCCCACTTCTAGAAGTTGAACCTCCAAATTCATCTGTTGGTGGCAATGCTGAGCAGAATTCTGTTGAGAAGCCCCTAGAACAGGAGCCAATGCTTGCAGCAAGAGTCACAATTGAAGATGGTCTCTGCCTTCTTCTTGATGTAGATGATATTGATCGTTTTTTAGAATTCAATCAATTCCATGATGGTGGAGCTCAGTTGATGAGACACAGGAGGCAGGTCTTGTTGGAAGGGCTGGCAGCATCTATGCAATTGGTCGACCCGCTTGGCAAGAATGGGAATACAGTTGGACTTGCTCCCAAGGATGATTTTGTGTTCTTGCGATTAGTATCTCTTCCCAAGGGACGGAAGCTTCTTGCAAGGTACCTTCAGCTTCTTTTTACAGGCAGCGATCTCATGCGGATTGTTTGTATGGCCATTTTTCGTCATTTAAGGTTTTTGTTTGGAGGTCTCCCATCTGATCTCAGAGCTGCAGAAACCACAAATAACCTTTCAAGAGTTGTATCTTTATGTGTACGTCGCATGGATCTTGGTTCACTTAGTGCTTGTCTCGCTGCAGTGGTTTGCTCCTCAGAGCAGCCCCCACTTCGCCCCCTTGGAAGCTCAGCTGGAAATGGGGCTTCCCTCATTTTGATGTCTGTTTTGGAGAGAGCAACTGAACTATCAAATGATCCTCATGATGCTACCAACTATAATGTGACAGACCAGGCACTTTGGAAGGCCTCATTCGATGAGTTTTTTGGCCTCCTTATCAAGCATTGCGTGAATAAATATGATAGCATCATGCATACTCTATCAGATTCAGATCCAGCCGAAGCTATTAAGAGGGAACTACCTATGGAGCTCTTACGTGCAAGTGTTCCCCATACTAATGACTACCAGAAAAAGCTATTGTATGATCTTTCTCAACGTTCCTTGGTTGGTCAGGATGGTGGTAATGGTGGCCACATCAATTCTCAAGCAGTGCTGAGTTAA
- the LOC118040712 gene encoding protein PAT1 homolog isoform X1: protein MMMDGGGVEQTPKIGDNSTEGTVFDASQYAFFGKDLVEEVELGGLEDDEEELPAVDLEEEEFFFDKQEGEVLRSLSDVDDLASTFSMLNKVVSGPSTGIIGDRGSRESSSAAEWAQGEEFPNWFDQQLLDPDGVQDGKRWSSQPYYSTAHLAESKPLHRTSSYPEQQQHQQPHHQHYSSEPILVPKSSYTSYPIQGGQSPQASPNHSHLNIPYLSGGHQMALSSPNLPPFSNSQPLLSGLHHGSPHYGGNLPQFSSGLSANSRPPSQWVNHTGLYPGDHPNRMNNMLQQQLSHQNGLMPPQLMPQLQSQQHRLHPSIQPSLGHLSGMQSQVFNPHIPPSLPMMNNFDTMLALADRDQRPKAAQKVRAIMRYPQQGFDANGQKIDIGWPQFRSKHMTTDEIETILRMQLAATHSNDPYVDDYYHQACLSKKTAGAKLKHHFCPTHLRDLPPRARANSEPHAFLQVDALGRIPFSSIRRPRPLLEVEPPNSSVGGNAEQNSVEKPLEQEPMLAARVTIEDGLCLLLDVDDIDRFLEFNQFHDGGAQLMRHRRQVLLEGLAASMQLVDPLGKNGNTVGLAPKDDFVFLRLVSLPKGRKLLARYLQLLFTGSDLMRIVCMAIFRHLRFLFGGLPSDLRAAETTNNLSRVVSLCVRRMDLGSLSACLAAVVCSSEQPPLRPLGSSAGNGASLILMSVLERATELSNDPHDATNYNVTDQALWKASFDEFFGLLIKHCVNKYDSIMHTLSDSDPAEAIKRELPMELLRASVPHTNDYQKKLLYDLSQRSLVGQDGGNGGHINSQAVLS, encoded by the exons ATGATGATGGACGGGGGTGGCGTCGAGCAAACTCCCAAGATTGGAGATAACTCTacag AAGGCACTGTATTTGATGCATCTCAATATGCATTCTTTGGTAAAGATCTTGTTGAGGAAGTTGAGTTAGGCGGATTGGAGGATGATGAGGAGGAGTTGCCTGCAGTTGATTTAGAAGAGGAGgagtttttctttgataaacaAGAG GGTGAGGTTTTAAGATCCCTatctgatgttgatgatcttGCAAGTACATTTTCAATG TTGAACAAGGTTGTGAGTGGACCAAGCACTGGGATAATTGGTGATAGGGGCTCTAGAGAAA GTTCATCTGCTGCTGAATGGGCACAGGGAGAGGAATTTCCTAACTGGTTTGATCAGCAGCTACTTGATCCAGATGGCGTTCAGGATGGCAAAAGATGGTCTTCACAGCCATATTACTCTACTGCTCACCTTGCAGAATCAAAGCCTCTGCACAGAACCTCTTCATACCctgagcagcagcagcaccaacAACCACACCACCAGCACTACTCTAGTGAACCTATTCTTGTGCCAAAATCTTCCTACACTTCATATCCTATCCAAGGTGGACAATCTCCACAGGCTTCACCAAACCACAGTCATCTAAATATTCCATATCTTTCTGGTGGCCACCAGATGGCGTTATCTTCACCAAATCTCCCTCCCTTCTCTAATTCTCAGCCTCTGCTAAGCGGCTTACATCATGGATCACCCCATTATGGTGGGAATTTGCCTCAATTTAGTTCTGGTCTTTCTGCTAATAGCCGGCCACCAAGCCAATGGGTCAACCATACAGGCTTATATCCCGGAGATCATCCCAATCGCATGAACAATATGTTGCAACAACAATTATCTCATCAAAATGGGCTAATGCCTCCACAGTTGATGCCACAACTGCAGTCACAACAGCATAGGCTGCACCCCTCAATTCAGCCATCATTGGGCCATCTATCAGGGATGCAGTCTCAAGTATTTAATCCCCATATCCCTCCATCCCTGCCTATGATGAACAACTTCGACACAATGCTTGCTCTTGCTGATAGGGATCAACGACCAAAAGCTGCTCAGAAAGTTAGAGCAATTATGCGATATCCTCAGCAAGGCTTTGATGCCAATGGTCAGAAGATTGATATTGGCTGGCCACAGTTCAGATCCAAGCATATGACCACTGATGAAATTGAAACTATTCTCAGAATGCAGCTGGCTGCAACACACAGTAATGACCCATACGTGGATGATTATTACCACCAGGCATGCCTTTCAAAAAAAACAGCTGGGGCAAAGCTCAAACATCATTTCTGTCCAACTCACTTGAGGGATCTTCCTCCCCGAGCACGTGCTAATAGTGAGCCACATGCTTTTCTCCAGGTAGATGCTCTTGGGAGAATTCCTTTCTCTTCAATTCGTAGGCCTCGCCCACTTCTAGAAGTTGAACCTCCAAATTCATCTGTTGGTGGCAATGCTGAGCAGAATTCTGTTGAGAAGCCCCTAGAACAGGAGCCAATGCTTGCAGCAAGAGTCACAATTGAAGATGGTCTCTGCCTTCTTCTTGATGTAGATGATATTGATCGTTTTTTAGAATTCAATCAATTCCATGATGGTGGAGCTCAGTTGATGAGACACAGGAGGCAGGTCTTGTTGGAAGGGCTGGCAGCATCTATGCAATTGGTCGACCCGCTTGGCAAGAATGGGAATACAGTTGGACTTGCTCCCAAGGATGATTTTGTGTTCTTGCGATTAGTATCTCTTCCCAAGGGACGGAAGCTTCTTGCAAGGTACCTTCAGCTTCTTTTTACAGGCAGCGATCTCATGCGGATTGTTTGTATGGCCATTTTTCGTCATTTAAGGTTTTTGTTTGGAGGTCTCCCATCTGATCTCAGAGCTGCAGAAACCACAAATAACCTTTCAAGAGTTGTATCTTTATGTGTACGTCGCATGGATCTTGGTTCACTTAGTGCTTGTCTCGCTGCAGTGGTTTGCTCCTCAGAGCAGCCCCCACTTCGCCCCCTTGGAAGCTCAGCTGGAAATGGGGCTTCCCTCATTTTGATGTCTGTTTTGGAGAGAGCAACTGAACTATCAAATGATCCTCATGATGCTACCAACTATAATGTGACAGACCAGGCACTTTGGAAGGCCTCATTCGATGAGTTTTTTGGCCTCCTTATCAAGCATTGCGTGAATAAATATGATAGCATCATGCATACTCTATCAGATTCAGATCCAGCCGAAGCTATTAAGAGGGAACTACCTATGGAGCTCTTACGTGCAAGTGTTCCCCATACTAATGACTACCAGAAAAAGCTATTGTATGATCTTTCTCAACGTTCCTTGGTTGGTCAGGATGGTGGTAATGGTGGCCACATCAATTCTCAAGCAGTGCTGAGTTAA
- the LOC118040714 gene encoding xyloglucan O-acetyltransferase 3 yields MNRFFYTVGLIFLFSFFILYSPKTSDLSNNVDLHQQLLISLQKEEERCDLFSGHWVQDLRGSQYTNVSCSSIPESKNCFMQGRPDSGFLQWRWKPDGCELPRFDPGTFFEIVRGKTMAFIGDSVARNHVESLLCLLSSEEMPLGIYKDAEDRTRTWYFPHSNFTLMVIWTRFLVLDEERVINGSVTGVFDLHLDKMDKNWASKLPEIDYAILSDAHWFFRKNYLYEKGKNIGCIFCSEPGIKSLDIDSALQMVIKVVLNYINNCKKCRNILTVLRTFSPAHFADGAWDTGGSCNRTHPLGEKEIDLASLDWKIRSIQVEEIKRARTVARRRRKFEVLDVTKAMLMRPDGHPNSYWGNKWMKGYNDCVHWCMPGPIDAWNDFLIALLRRHAFTDFTWS; encoded by the exons ATGAATCGTTTCTTTTATACGGTAGGGTTAATATTCCTCTTCAGCTTCTTCATACTCTACTCTCCGAAGACATCCGACTTGTCAAATAACGTGGACCTTCATCAACAGCTATTGATTTCTCTACAGAAGG AAGAAGAACGATGTGACTTGTTTAGTGGACACTGGGTTCAAGACCTGAGAGGTTCTCAATATACAAATGTAAGCTGTTCATCTATCCCTGAATCGAAGAATTGTTTCATGCAAGGAAGGCCAGACTCAGGATTTTTGCAGTGGAGGTGGAAACCTGACGGGTGTGAGCTTCCAAGATTTGATCCCGGGACATTTTTTGAGATTGTCAGGGGAAAGACGATGGCGTTTATCGGAGACTCGGTCGCTCGAAACCATGTAGAATCACTTCTCTGCCTCCTGTCATCG GAAGAAATGCCACTGGGCATCTACAAGGATGCTGAAGATCGTACGAGAACATGGTATTTTCCTCACAGTAATTTTACCCTAATGGTCATCTGGACTAGATTCCTAGTACTTGATGAGGAGAGGGTGATTAATGGTAGTGTTACTGGTGTTTTTGACCTGCATCTAGATAAGATGGACAAGAACTGGGCAAGCAAACTCCCAGAAATAGACTATGCAATCCTATCGGATGCTCATTGGTTCTTCAGGAAGAACTACTTGTACGAGAAAGGCAAGAACATAGGATGCATATTCTGCAGTGAACCAGGCATCAAAAGCTTGGACATTGATTCCGCCCTCCAGATGGTAATCAAGGTTGTGCTCAATTATATCAACAACTGCAAAAAGTGCAGGAATATTTTGACTGTGTTAAGGACATTCTCACCTGCACATTTTGCGGATGGAGCATGGGACACAGGAGGGAGCTGCAACAGAACGCATCCACTCGGTGAGAAAGAGATCGACTTGGCAAGTTTAGACTGGAAAATCAGAAGCATTCAagtagaagaaattaaaagagcaAGAACAGTAGCaaggagaaggagaaaattTGAAGTTTTGGATGTCACCAAGGCGATGCTGATGAGACCTGACGGGCACCCTAACTCCTACTGGGGTAACAAATGGATGAAAGGTTACAACGACTGTGTCCATTGGTGCATGCCAGGACCCATCGATGCATGGAATGATTTCTTGATAGCATTGCTTAGAAGACATGCATTTACCGATTTCACCTGGTCATGA
- the LOC118040715 gene encoding uncharacterized protein: protein MATLVNSVSPLTNPSPETARTACGFFSNVPKFHSFSLNKGFTRVLASTQITISPKDSVLTLPNWKVGRNGTRNREIRLNDAFFHLEFIVEKGHKPDVAQATQLLYDLCKSNKMKKATRVMEMMIESGIIPDAASYTFLVNNLCKRGNIGHAMQLVEKMEENGYPTNTVTYNSLVRGLCMHGNLNQSLQLLDKLMWKGLVPNEFTYSFLLEAAYKERGVNEAMKLLDEIIAKGWQPNLVSYNVLLTGLCKEGRTEEAIRFFRDLPSKGFNPNVVSYNIILRNLCYEGRWEEANQLLAEMDSEERSPSLVTYNILIGSLAFHGRIEHAFEVLDEMVRASFKPSATTYNPIIAHLCKEGKLDLVIKCLDQMIQHRCNPNEGTFNAIAVLCKQGRVPEAFSIIQNLGNKQRSSTHDFYKGVITSLCRKGNTYPAFQLLYEMTKFGFVPDPYTYSSLIRGLCIEGMLDEALEIFRLLEENDYRPILDNFNALILGFCKSGRTDLSLDIFEMMVEKGYTPNETTYTIIVEGIAHEEEKELAAEVLKELLLRQVMRRNTAERLVLQYNLEALPV from the coding sequence ATGGCAACTTTGGTGAATTCGGTGTCTCCTTTAACAAACCCTTCTCCAGAGACTGCGCGAACAGCTTGTGGGTTCTTTTCTAATGTCCCAAAATTCCATTCTTTTTCACTAAACAAAGGTTTCACTAGAGTTTTGGCATCAACCCAGATCACAATTTCACCTAAAGACTCTGTTTTGACACTGCCCAATTGGAAGGTTGGTAGGAATGGCACAAGAAATAGGGAGATCAGGCTTAATGATGCGTTTTTCCATTTGGAGTTTATTGTTGAGAAGGGTCATAAACCTGATGTTGCTCAAGCAACACAGCTATTGTACGATTTGTGCAAGTCGAATAAGATGAAGAAAGCGACGAGGGTGATGGAAATGATGATTGAGTCTGGTATTATTCCTGATGCAGCTTCTTATACTTTTTTGGTGAACAATTTGTGTAAGAGAGGAAATATTGGGCATGCAATGCAATTAGttgagaaaatggaggaaaaTGGCTATCCAACCAACACGGTTACCTATAATTCGCTTGTTAGAGGGCTTTGCATGCATGGAAACTTGAATCAAAGCTTGCAGTTATTAGATAAGCTGATGTGGAAAGGGTTGGTCCCGAATGAATTTACTTATTCTTTCTTGCTTGAAGCAGCTTACAAGGAGAGAGGTGTGAACGAAGCGATGAAGCTTTTGGATGAGATAATTGCGAAGGGCTGGCAGCCTAACTTGGTTAGTTACAATGTTTTATTAACTGGATTATGCAAGGAAGGCAGGACGGAAGAGGCCATTCGGTTCTTCAGGGATTTGCCATCAAAGGGTTTTAATCCGAATGTTGTGAGTTATAATATTATACTCAGGAATTTGTGCTATGAAGGAAGATGGGAGGAGGCAAACCAGCTCCTGGCTGAGATGGATTCTGAGGAGCGTTCACCTTCTCTGGTTACATACAATATACTAATTGGTTCGCTTGCCTTTCATGGCAGGATTGAACATGCATTTGAAGTTTTGGATGAAATGGTTAGGGCATCATTTAAGCCCTCTGCCACAACCTATAACCCTATAATTGCTCATCTTTGCAAAGAGGGGAAGTTGGACCTTGTGATTAAGTGTCTAGACCAAATGATTCAGCACCGCTGTAATCCCAATGAGGGAACGTTTAATGCCATTGCTGTGCTTTGCAAGCAGGGAAGGGTGCCAGAGGCATTCTCCATAATTCAAAACTTGGGTAATAAGCAAAGGTCATCCACCCATGACTTTTACAAAGGTGTGATTACGAGCTTGTGTAGAAAAGGGAACACGTATCCAGCATTTCAGCTTTTATACGAGATGACAAAGTTTGGATTTGTTCCTGATCCTTATACCTATTCATCTTTGATTAGAGGGTTGTGCATTGAGGGAATGCTGGACGAGGCCTTGGAGATTTTCAGGCTATTGGAAGAAAATGACTATAGGCCTATTCTTGACAATTTCAATGCCCTTATACTTGGATTTTGTAAATCTGGTAGAACAGATTTGTCCCTGGATATTTTTGAGATGATGGTTGAGAAAGGATACACACCAAATGAAACAACTTATACCATTATAGTAGAAGGGATTGcccatgaagaagaaaaggagctgGCAGCAGAAGTTTTAAAAGAGTTGCTCCTCAGACAAGTCATGAGACGAAATACAGCGGAAAGACTTGTTTTGCAATACAACCTCGAGGCTTTACCAGTATGA
- the LOC118040717 gene encoding uncharacterized protein isoform X1: MDPSVSTGENPDSNENNPQESESESNNSRSDALGKALSTMLANVIKDLDSKAQDTLNSQDKLNSAIDRLTRELDQLLEDAPLPFIMQHAAKISGVRKRVSSLNSVLKSIQKRVDNIDRLLSAGKTTLDSSSQH; the protein is encoded by the exons ATGGACCCATCAGTTTCTACGGGTGAAAATCCGGATTCCAACGAAAACAATCCTCAAGAATCTGAATCTGAATCCAATAACAGCCGCAGTGATGCATTAGGCAAGGCTTTATCAACGATGCTGGCCAATGTTATTAAGGATCTCGACTCTAAAGCTCAAGACACTCTCAATAGCCAAGACAAACTTAATTCTGCTATTGATCGTCTTACTAGAG AGCTTGATCAGTTGTTGGAAGATGCACCCTTGCCGTTTATCATGCAGCATGCAGCAAAGATTTCAGGTGTTCGAAAGAGAGTTTCATCATTGAATTCTGTTCTAAAATCAATACAGAAGCGTGTTGACAATATAGACCGACTGCTATCTGCAG GGAAGACAACTCTGGACAGCTCATCGCAACACTAG
- the LOC118040717 gene encoding uncharacterized protein isoform X2, translating into MLLRISTLKLKTLSIAKTNLILLLIVLLEGRQLWTAHRNTSTSLEGSGEEENVEGGSSLVMGDEKLWGGGCNDSQCHAACVQKRPAEGAHGFCLTIENPNDSCICRYPC; encoded by the exons ATGTTATTAAGGATCTCGACTCTAAAGCTCAAGACACTCTCAATAGCCAAGACAAACTTAATTCTGCTATTGATCGTCTTACTAGAG GGAAGACAACTCTGGACAGCTCATCGCAACACTAGTACTAGTCTTGAAGGCTCAG GCGAGGAGGAGAACGTTGAAGGTGGTTCTAGCCTTGTTATGGGCGACGAGAAGCTATGGGGAGGTGGCTGCAATGACTCACAATGCCATGCTGCTTGTGTACAAAAAAGACCGGCAGAAGGTGCTCATGGGTTTTGCTTGACAATTGAAAACCCTAACGACTCCTGTATTTGTCGTTACCCTTGCTAA